The Chlorocebus sabaeus isolate Y175 chromosome 16, mChlSab1.0.hap1, whole genome shotgun sequence genome window below encodes:
- the NEK8 gene encoding serine/threonine-protein kinase Nek8 isoform X2, translating into MLGRGGYRARHCGARPIFLPYPLDTAWGRVVRGKVTACRSGRCVVQAHKYGRVAKPTPSRLAPPRKPLAVKGRGPEWLGPRTRRVGDGSETLRNEMEKYERIRVVGRGAFGIVHLCLRKADQKLVIIKQIPVEQMTKEERQAAQNECQVLKLLNHPNVIEYYENFLEDKALMIAMEYAPGGTLAEFIQKRCNSLLEEETILHFFVQILLALHHVHTHFILHRDLKTQNILLDKHRMVVKIGDFGISKILSSKSKAYTVVGTPCYISPELCEGKPYNQKSDIWALGCVLYELASLKRAFEAANLPALVLKIMSGTFAPISDRYSPELRQLVLSLLSLEPAQRPPLSHIMAQPLCIRALLNLHTDVGSVRMRRAEKSVAPSSTGSRTTSVRCRGISRGPVRPAIPPPLSSVYAWGGGLGTPLRLPMLNTEVIQVAAGRTQKAGVTRSGRLILWEAPPLGAGGGTLLPGAVEQPQPQFISRFLEGQSGVTIKHVACGDFFTACLTDRGIIMTFGSGSNGCLGHGSLTDISQPTIVEALLGYEMVQVACGASHVLALSTERELFAWGRGDGGRLGLGTRESHSCPQQVPMPPGQEAQRVVCGIDSSMILTVPGQALACGSNRFNKLGLDHLSLGEEPVPHQQMEEALSFTLLGSAPLDQEPLLSVDLGTAHSAAVTASGDCYTFGSNQHGQLGTNARRGNRAPCKVQGLEGIKMAMVACGDAFTVAIGAEGEVYSWGKGARGRLGRRDEDAGLPRPVQLDETHPYTVTSVSCCHGNTLLAVRLTDEPVPP; encoded by the exons ATGCTTGGGAGGGGCGGGTACCGTGCCCGCCATTGCGGGGCCCGCCCTATTTTCTTGCCCTATCCCTTGGACACTGCGTGGGGCAGGGTCGTGAGGGGAAAGGTGACGGCGTGTCGCAGCGGCAGGTGTGTGGTGCAGGCCCACAAATACGGACGCGTGGCGAAACCCACACCGAGCCGGCTGGCTCCGCCCCGCAAGCCGCTCGCCGTGAAGGGGCGGGGCCCAGAGTGGCTGGGTCCGCGCACGCGCCGCGTGGGAGACGGAAGTGAAACGCTAAGAAATGAGATGGAGAAGTACGAGCGGATCCGAGTGGTGGGGAGAGGTGCCTTCGG GATTGTGCACCTGTGCCTGCGAAAGGCTGACCAGAAGCTGGTGATCATCAAGCAGATTCCAGTGGAACAGATGACCAAGGAAGAGCGGCAGGCAGCCCAGAATGAGTGCCAGGTCCTCAAGCTGCTCAACCACCCCAATGTCATTGAGTACTACGAGAACTTCCTGGAAGACAAAGCCCTCATGATCGCCATGGAATATGCACCAG GCGGCACTCTGGCTGAGTTCATCCAAAAGCGCTGCAATTCCCTGCTGGAGGAGGAGACGATCCTGCACTTCTTCGTGCAGATCCTGCTTGCACTGCATCATGTGCACACCCACTTCATCCTGCACCGAGACCTCAAGACCCAGAACATCCTTCTTGACAAACACCGCATGGTCGTGAAGATCGGTGATTTCGGCATCTCCAAGATCCTTAGCAGCAAGAGCAAGGCCTACACG GTGGTGGGTACCCCATGCTATATCTCCCCTGAGCTGTGTGAGGGCAAGCCCTACAACCAGAAGAGTGACATCTGGGCCCTGGGCTGTGTCCTCTATGAGCTGGCCAGCCTCAAGAGGGcttttgaggctgcg AACCTGCCAGCACTGGTGCTGAAGATCATGAGCGGCACCTTTGCGCCCATCTCTGACCGGTACAGCCCTGAGCTGCGCCAGCTGGTCCTGAGTCTACTCAGCCTGGAGCCTGCCCAGCGGCCACCACTCAGCCACATCATGGCACAGCCCCTCTGCATCCGTGCCCTCCTCAACCTCCACACTGACGTGGGCAGTGTCCGCATGCGGAG GGCAGAGAAGTCCGTGGCCCCCAGCAGCACAGGGAGTAGGACCACCAGTGTCCGCTGCAGAG GTATCTCCCGGGGACCTGTGAGGCCGGCCATCCCACCACCCCTGTCATCAGTATATGCCTGGGGTGGTGGGCTGGGCACTCCCCTGCGACTGCCAATGCTCAACACAGAGGTGATCCAGGTAGCAGCTGGGCGCACACAGAAAGCCGGCGTCACGCGCTCTGGGCGTCTCATCCTGTGGGAG GCCCCACCCCTAGGTGCAGGCGGAGGCACCCTCCTCCCTGGGGCAGTGGAGCAGCCACAGCCCCAGTTCATCTCGCGTTTCCTGGAGGGCCAGTCGGGCGTGACCATCAAGCATGTGGCCTGTGGGGACTTCTTCACTGCCTGCCTGACTG ACCGAGGCATCATCATGACGTTTGGCAGCGGCAGCAATGGGTGCCTAGGCCATGGCAGCCTCACTGACATCAGCCAG CCCACCATTGTGGAGGCTTTGCTGGGCTATGAGATGGTGCAGGTGGCCTGTGGGGCTTCTCACGTGCTGGCCCTGTCCACTGAGCGAGAACTATTTGCTTGGGGCCGTGGAGACGGCG GCAGACTGGGACTAGGCACCAGGGAGTCCCACAGCTGCCCCCAGCAGGTGCCCATGCCCCCAGGACAGGAAGCTCAGCGAGTTGTATGTGGCATTGACTCTTCCATGAtcctcactgtgcctggccaagcccTGGCCTGTGGGAGCAACAG GTTCAACAAGTTGGGCCTGGACCACCTCTCCCTGGGGGAGGAGCCTGTCCCTCACCAGCAGATGGAGGAGGCCCTGAGCTTCACACTACTAGGCTCTGCACCCCTGGACCAGGAGCCCCTGCTGAGTGTAGACCTGGGCACTGCTCACTCAGCTGCTGTGACTG CCTCAGGTGATTGCTACACTTTTGGCAGCAATCAGCACGGGCAGTTGGGCACCAATGCTCGCCGAGGCAATCGGGCACCCTGTAAGGTCCAAGGCCTTGAGGGCATCAAGATGGCAATGGTAGCCTGTGGGGATGCCTTCACCGTAGCTATTGGGGCAG AGGGTGAAGTGTACTCCTGGGGCAAAGGGGCCCGAGGTCGACTGGGAAGGAGGGATGAGGATGCCGGACTCCCTCGGCCAGTGCAGTTGGATGAGACACACCCTTACACGGTGACTTCCGTGTCCTGTTGCCATGGAAACACCCTCCTGGCTGTTCGCC TCACAGATGAGCCGGTCCCCCCCTGA
- the NEK8 gene encoding serine/threonine-protein kinase Nek8 isoform X3, with product MKSELRVLTSAVLTSRDGLRPCHVLPRIVHLCLRKADQKLVIIKQIPVEQMTKEERQAAQNECQVLKLLNHPNVIEYYENFLEDKALMIAMEYAPGGTLAEFIQKRCNSLLEEETILHFFVQILLALHHVHTHFILHRDLKTQNILLDKHRMVVKIGDFGISKILSSKSKAYTVVGTPCYISPELCEGKPYNQKSDIWALGCVLYELASLKRAFEAANLPALVLKIMSGTFAPISDRYSPELRQLVLSLLSLEPAQRPPLSHIMAQPLCIRALLNLHTDVGSVRMRRAEKSVAPSSTGSRTTSVRCRGISRGPVRPAIPPPLSSVYAWGGGLGTPLRLPMLNTEVIQVAAGRTQKAGVTRSGRLILWEAPPLGAGGGTLLPGAVEQPQPQFISRFLEGQSGVTIKHVACGDFFTACLTDRGIIMTFGSGSNGCLGHGSLTDISQPTIVEALLGYEMVQVACGASHVLALSTERELFAWGRGDGGRLGLGTRESHSCPQQVPMPPGQEAQRVVCGIDSSMILTVPGQALACGSNRFNKLGLDHLSLGEEPVPHQQMEEALSFTLLGSAPLDQEPLLSVDLGTAHSAAVTASGDCYTFGSNQHGQLGTNARRGNRAPCKVQGLEGIKMAMVACGDAFTVAIGAEGEVYSWGKGARGRLGRRDEDAGLPRPVQLDETHPYTVTSVSCCHGNTLLAVRPVTDEPVPP from the exons ATGAAAAGCGAGTTGAGAGTCCTGACCAGCGCGGTGCTCACTAGTCGGGACGGCCTGAGACCGTGTCATGTCCTCCCCAG GATTGTGCACCTGTGCCTGCGAAAGGCTGACCAGAAGCTGGTGATCATCAAGCAGATTCCAGTGGAACAGATGACCAAGGAAGAGCGGCAGGCAGCCCAGAATGAGTGCCAGGTCCTCAAGCTGCTCAACCACCCCAATGTCATTGAGTACTACGAGAACTTCCTGGAAGACAAAGCCCTCATGATCGCCATGGAATATGCACCAG GCGGCACTCTGGCTGAGTTCATCCAAAAGCGCTGCAATTCCCTGCTGGAGGAGGAGACGATCCTGCACTTCTTCGTGCAGATCCTGCTTGCACTGCATCATGTGCACACCCACTTCATCCTGCACCGAGACCTCAAGACCCAGAACATCCTTCTTGACAAACACCGCATGGTCGTGAAGATCGGTGATTTCGGCATCTCCAAGATCCTTAGCAGCAAGAGCAAGGCCTACACG GTGGTGGGTACCCCATGCTATATCTCCCCTGAGCTGTGTGAGGGCAAGCCCTACAACCAGAAGAGTGACATCTGGGCCCTGGGCTGTGTCCTCTATGAGCTGGCCAGCCTCAAGAGGGcttttgaggctgcg AACCTGCCAGCACTGGTGCTGAAGATCATGAGCGGCACCTTTGCGCCCATCTCTGACCGGTACAGCCCTGAGCTGCGCCAGCTGGTCCTGAGTCTACTCAGCCTGGAGCCTGCCCAGCGGCCACCACTCAGCCACATCATGGCACAGCCCCTCTGCATCCGTGCCCTCCTCAACCTCCACACTGACGTGGGCAGTGTCCGCATGCGGAG GGCAGAGAAGTCCGTGGCCCCCAGCAGCACAGGGAGTAGGACCACCAGTGTCCGCTGCAGAG GTATCTCCCGGGGACCTGTGAGGCCGGCCATCCCACCACCCCTGTCATCAGTATATGCCTGGGGTGGTGGGCTGGGCACTCCCCTGCGACTGCCAATGCTCAACACAGAGGTGATCCAGGTAGCAGCTGGGCGCACACAGAAAGCCGGCGTCACGCGCTCTGGGCGTCTCATCCTGTGGGAG GCCCCACCCCTAGGTGCAGGCGGAGGCACCCTCCTCCCTGGGGCAGTGGAGCAGCCACAGCCCCAGTTCATCTCGCGTTTCCTGGAGGGCCAGTCGGGCGTGACCATCAAGCATGTGGCCTGTGGGGACTTCTTCACTGCCTGCCTGACTG ACCGAGGCATCATCATGACGTTTGGCAGCGGCAGCAATGGGTGCCTAGGCCATGGCAGCCTCACTGACATCAGCCAG CCCACCATTGTGGAGGCTTTGCTGGGCTATGAGATGGTGCAGGTGGCCTGTGGGGCTTCTCACGTGCTGGCCCTGTCCACTGAGCGAGAACTATTTGCTTGGGGCCGTGGAGACGGCG GCAGACTGGGACTAGGCACCAGGGAGTCCCACAGCTGCCCCCAGCAGGTGCCCATGCCCCCAGGACAGGAAGCTCAGCGAGTTGTATGTGGCATTGACTCTTCCATGAtcctcactgtgcctggccaagcccTGGCCTGTGGGAGCAACAG GTTCAACAAGTTGGGCCTGGACCACCTCTCCCTGGGGGAGGAGCCTGTCCCTCACCAGCAGATGGAGGAGGCCCTGAGCTTCACACTACTAGGCTCTGCACCCCTGGACCAGGAGCCCCTGCTGAGTGTAGACCTGGGCACTGCTCACTCAGCTGCTGTGACTG CCTCAGGTGATTGCTACACTTTTGGCAGCAATCAGCACGGGCAGTTGGGCACCAATGCTCGCCGAGGCAATCGGGCACCCTGTAAGGTCCAAGGCCTTGAGGGCATCAAGATGGCAATGGTAGCCTGTGGGGATGCCTTCACCGTAGCTATTGGGGCAG AGGGTGAAGTGTACTCCTGGGGCAAAGGGGCCCGAGGTCGACTGGGAAGGAGGGATGAGGATGCCGGACTCCCTCGGCCAGTGCAGTTGGATGAGACACACCCTTACACGGTGACTTCCGTGTCCTGTTGCCATGGAAACACCCTCCTGGCTGTTCGCC CAGTCACAGATGAGCCGGTCCCCCCCTGA
- the NEK8 gene encoding serine/threonine-protein kinase Nek8 isoform X1, producing the protein MLGRGGYRARHCGARPIFLPYPLDTAWGRVVRGKVTACRSGRCVVQAHKYGRVAKPTPSRLAPPRKPLAVKGRGPEWLGPRTRRVGDGSETLRNEMEKYERIRVVGRGAFGIVHLCLRKADQKLVIIKQIPVEQMTKEERQAAQNECQVLKLLNHPNVIEYYENFLEDKALMIAMEYAPGGTLAEFIQKRCNSLLEEETILHFFVQILLALHHVHTHFILHRDLKTQNILLDKHRMVVKIGDFGISKILSSKSKAYTVVGTPCYISPELCEGKPYNQKSDIWALGCVLYELASLKRAFEAANLPALVLKIMSGTFAPISDRYSPELRQLVLSLLSLEPAQRPPLSHIMAQPLCIRALLNLHTDVGSVRMRRAEKSVAPSSTGSRTTSVRCRGISRGPVRPAIPPPLSSVYAWGGGLGTPLRLPMLNTEVIQVAAGRTQKAGVTRSGRLILWEAPPLGAGGGTLLPGAVEQPQPQFISRFLEGQSGVTIKHVACGDFFTACLTDRGIIMTFGSGSNGCLGHGSLTDISQPTIVEALLGYEMVQVACGASHVLALSTERELFAWGRGDGGRLGLGTRESHSCPQQVPMPPGQEAQRVVCGIDSSMILTVPGQALACGSNRFNKLGLDHLSLGEEPVPHQQMEEALSFTLLGSAPLDQEPLLSVDLGTAHSAAVTASGDCYTFGSNQHGQLGTNARRGNRAPCKVQGLEGIKMAMVACGDAFTVAIGAEGEVYSWGKGARGRLGRRDEDAGLPRPVQLDETHPYTVTSVSCCHGNTLLAVRPVTDEPVPP; encoded by the exons ATGCTTGGGAGGGGCGGGTACCGTGCCCGCCATTGCGGGGCCCGCCCTATTTTCTTGCCCTATCCCTTGGACACTGCGTGGGGCAGGGTCGTGAGGGGAAAGGTGACGGCGTGTCGCAGCGGCAGGTGTGTGGTGCAGGCCCACAAATACGGACGCGTGGCGAAACCCACACCGAGCCGGCTGGCTCCGCCCCGCAAGCCGCTCGCCGTGAAGGGGCGGGGCCCAGAGTGGCTGGGTCCGCGCACGCGCCGCGTGGGAGACGGAAGTGAAACGCTAAGAAATGAGATGGAGAAGTACGAGCGGATCCGAGTGGTGGGGAGAGGTGCCTTCGG GATTGTGCACCTGTGCCTGCGAAAGGCTGACCAGAAGCTGGTGATCATCAAGCAGATTCCAGTGGAACAGATGACCAAGGAAGAGCGGCAGGCAGCCCAGAATGAGTGCCAGGTCCTCAAGCTGCTCAACCACCCCAATGTCATTGAGTACTACGAGAACTTCCTGGAAGACAAAGCCCTCATGATCGCCATGGAATATGCACCAG GCGGCACTCTGGCTGAGTTCATCCAAAAGCGCTGCAATTCCCTGCTGGAGGAGGAGACGATCCTGCACTTCTTCGTGCAGATCCTGCTTGCACTGCATCATGTGCACACCCACTTCATCCTGCACCGAGACCTCAAGACCCAGAACATCCTTCTTGACAAACACCGCATGGTCGTGAAGATCGGTGATTTCGGCATCTCCAAGATCCTTAGCAGCAAGAGCAAGGCCTACACG GTGGTGGGTACCCCATGCTATATCTCCCCTGAGCTGTGTGAGGGCAAGCCCTACAACCAGAAGAGTGACATCTGGGCCCTGGGCTGTGTCCTCTATGAGCTGGCCAGCCTCAAGAGGGcttttgaggctgcg AACCTGCCAGCACTGGTGCTGAAGATCATGAGCGGCACCTTTGCGCCCATCTCTGACCGGTACAGCCCTGAGCTGCGCCAGCTGGTCCTGAGTCTACTCAGCCTGGAGCCTGCCCAGCGGCCACCACTCAGCCACATCATGGCACAGCCCCTCTGCATCCGTGCCCTCCTCAACCTCCACACTGACGTGGGCAGTGTCCGCATGCGGAG GGCAGAGAAGTCCGTGGCCCCCAGCAGCACAGGGAGTAGGACCACCAGTGTCCGCTGCAGAG GTATCTCCCGGGGACCTGTGAGGCCGGCCATCCCACCACCCCTGTCATCAGTATATGCCTGGGGTGGTGGGCTGGGCACTCCCCTGCGACTGCCAATGCTCAACACAGAGGTGATCCAGGTAGCAGCTGGGCGCACACAGAAAGCCGGCGTCACGCGCTCTGGGCGTCTCATCCTGTGGGAG GCCCCACCCCTAGGTGCAGGCGGAGGCACCCTCCTCCCTGGGGCAGTGGAGCAGCCACAGCCCCAGTTCATCTCGCGTTTCCTGGAGGGCCAGTCGGGCGTGACCATCAAGCATGTGGCCTGTGGGGACTTCTTCACTGCCTGCCTGACTG ACCGAGGCATCATCATGACGTTTGGCAGCGGCAGCAATGGGTGCCTAGGCCATGGCAGCCTCACTGACATCAGCCAG CCCACCATTGTGGAGGCTTTGCTGGGCTATGAGATGGTGCAGGTGGCCTGTGGGGCTTCTCACGTGCTGGCCCTGTCCACTGAGCGAGAACTATTTGCTTGGGGCCGTGGAGACGGCG GCAGACTGGGACTAGGCACCAGGGAGTCCCACAGCTGCCCCCAGCAGGTGCCCATGCCCCCAGGACAGGAAGCTCAGCGAGTTGTATGTGGCATTGACTCTTCCATGAtcctcactgtgcctggccaagcccTGGCCTGTGGGAGCAACAG GTTCAACAAGTTGGGCCTGGACCACCTCTCCCTGGGGGAGGAGCCTGTCCCTCACCAGCAGATGGAGGAGGCCCTGAGCTTCACACTACTAGGCTCTGCACCCCTGGACCAGGAGCCCCTGCTGAGTGTAGACCTGGGCACTGCTCACTCAGCTGCTGTGACTG CCTCAGGTGATTGCTACACTTTTGGCAGCAATCAGCACGGGCAGTTGGGCACCAATGCTCGCCGAGGCAATCGGGCACCCTGTAAGGTCCAAGGCCTTGAGGGCATCAAGATGGCAATGGTAGCCTGTGGGGATGCCTTCACCGTAGCTATTGGGGCAG AGGGTGAAGTGTACTCCTGGGGCAAAGGGGCCCGAGGTCGACTGGGAAGGAGGGATGAGGATGCCGGACTCCCTCGGCCAGTGCAGTTGGATGAGACACACCCTTACACGGTGACTTCCGTGTCCTGTTGCCATGGAAACACCCTCCTGGCTGTTCGCC CAGTCACAGATGAGCCGGTCCCCCCCTGA
- the NEK8 gene encoding serine/threonine-protein kinase Nek8 isoform X4 — translation MTKEERQAAQNECQVLKLLNHPNVIEYYENFLEDKALMIAMEYAPGGTLAEFIQKRCNSLLEEETILHFFVQILLALHHVHTHFILHRDLKTQNILLDKHRMVVKIGDFGISKILSSKSKAYTVVGTPCYISPELCEGKPYNQKSDIWALGCVLYELASLKRAFEAANLPALVLKIMSGTFAPISDRYSPELRQLVLSLLSLEPAQRPPLSHIMAQPLCIRALLNLHTDVGSVRMRRAEKSVAPSSTGSRTTSVRCRGISRGPVRPAIPPPLSSVYAWGGGLGTPLRLPMLNTEVIQVAAGRTQKAGVTRSGRLILWEAPPLGAGGGTLLPGAVEQPQPQFISRFLEGQSGVTIKHVACGDFFTACLTDRGIIMTFGSGSNGCLGHGSLTDISQPTIVEALLGYEMVQVACGASHVLALSTERELFAWGRGDGGRLGLGTRESHSCPQQVPMPPGQEAQRVVCGIDSSMILTVPGQALACGSNRFNKLGLDHLSLGEEPVPHQQMEEALSFTLLGSAPLDQEPLLSVDLGTAHSAAVTASGDCYTFGSNQHGQLGTNARRGNRAPCKVQGLEGIKMAMVACGDAFTVAIGAEGEVYSWGKGARGRLGRRDEDAGLPRPVQLDETHPYTVTSVSCCHGNTLLAVRPVTDEPVPP, via the exons ATGACCAAGGAAGAGCGGCAGGCAGCCCAGAATGAGTGCCAGGTCCTCAAGCTGCTCAACCACCCCAATGTCATTGAGTACTACGAGAACTTCCTGGAAGACAAAGCCCTCATGATCGCCATGGAATATGCACCAG GCGGCACTCTGGCTGAGTTCATCCAAAAGCGCTGCAATTCCCTGCTGGAGGAGGAGACGATCCTGCACTTCTTCGTGCAGATCCTGCTTGCACTGCATCATGTGCACACCCACTTCATCCTGCACCGAGACCTCAAGACCCAGAACATCCTTCTTGACAAACACCGCATGGTCGTGAAGATCGGTGATTTCGGCATCTCCAAGATCCTTAGCAGCAAGAGCAAGGCCTACACG GTGGTGGGTACCCCATGCTATATCTCCCCTGAGCTGTGTGAGGGCAAGCCCTACAACCAGAAGAGTGACATCTGGGCCCTGGGCTGTGTCCTCTATGAGCTGGCCAGCCTCAAGAGGGcttttgaggctgcg AACCTGCCAGCACTGGTGCTGAAGATCATGAGCGGCACCTTTGCGCCCATCTCTGACCGGTACAGCCCTGAGCTGCGCCAGCTGGTCCTGAGTCTACTCAGCCTGGAGCCTGCCCAGCGGCCACCACTCAGCCACATCATGGCACAGCCCCTCTGCATCCGTGCCCTCCTCAACCTCCACACTGACGTGGGCAGTGTCCGCATGCGGAG GGCAGAGAAGTCCGTGGCCCCCAGCAGCACAGGGAGTAGGACCACCAGTGTCCGCTGCAGAG GTATCTCCCGGGGACCTGTGAGGCCGGCCATCCCACCACCCCTGTCATCAGTATATGCCTGGGGTGGTGGGCTGGGCACTCCCCTGCGACTGCCAATGCTCAACACAGAGGTGATCCAGGTAGCAGCTGGGCGCACACAGAAAGCCGGCGTCACGCGCTCTGGGCGTCTCATCCTGTGGGAG GCCCCACCCCTAGGTGCAGGCGGAGGCACCCTCCTCCCTGGGGCAGTGGAGCAGCCACAGCCCCAGTTCATCTCGCGTTTCCTGGAGGGCCAGTCGGGCGTGACCATCAAGCATGTGGCCTGTGGGGACTTCTTCACTGCCTGCCTGACTG ACCGAGGCATCATCATGACGTTTGGCAGCGGCAGCAATGGGTGCCTAGGCCATGGCAGCCTCACTGACATCAGCCAG CCCACCATTGTGGAGGCTTTGCTGGGCTATGAGATGGTGCAGGTGGCCTGTGGGGCTTCTCACGTGCTGGCCCTGTCCACTGAGCGAGAACTATTTGCTTGGGGCCGTGGAGACGGCG GCAGACTGGGACTAGGCACCAGGGAGTCCCACAGCTGCCCCCAGCAGGTGCCCATGCCCCCAGGACAGGAAGCTCAGCGAGTTGTATGTGGCATTGACTCTTCCATGAtcctcactgtgcctggccaagcccTGGCCTGTGGGAGCAACAG GTTCAACAAGTTGGGCCTGGACCACCTCTCCCTGGGGGAGGAGCCTGTCCCTCACCAGCAGATGGAGGAGGCCCTGAGCTTCACACTACTAGGCTCTGCACCCCTGGACCAGGAGCCCCTGCTGAGTGTAGACCTGGGCACTGCTCACTCAGCTGCTGTGACTG CCTCAGGTGATTGCTACACTTTTGGCAGCAATCAGCACGGGCAGTTGGGCACCAATGCTCGCCGAGGCAATCGGGCACCCTGTAAGGTCCAAGGCCTTGAGGGCATCAAGATGGCAATGGTAGCCTGTGGGGATGCCTTCACCGTAGCTATTGGGGCAG AGGGTGAAGTGTACTCCTGGGGCAAAGGGGCCCGAGGTCGACTGGGAAGGAGGGATGAGGATGCCGGACTCCCTCGGCCAGTGCAGTTGGATGAGACACACCCTTACACGGTGACTTCCGTGTCCTGTTGCCATGGAAACACCCTCCTGGCTGTTCGCC CAGTCACAGATGAGCCGGTCCCCCCCTGA